From Syngnathus scovelli strain Florida chromosome 14, RoL_Ssco_1.2, whole genome shotgun sequence, one genomic window encodes:
- the klf11b gene encoding Krueppel-like factor 11b, whose protein sequence is MPSRKYIEMDPRGNKSVDQCGSYAKRRRHDTTEQPVPSGNSRCSPSLEYTDLEAAEALVCMSSWGHFVGSNRPNPCKPRPLTPASDSCDSILPPELPEPSKDFVSLSSLCMTPPQSPSFAETSSSSGGASSQCTASSVAKSPPSLAPPCRSMATSVIRHTADSSPCQYHIPVAPNLEKATARQLQQSITPPAPLLPLPGIRSTTEAGPPRPSLDTVSTPVPINSQQLNSPPAQATLTPPPVTSPQIICQMFPFSTQSGIISTLIPSTVQTSSAGARTAAAPILSQPGSANPAAVQQSLIVGSAVPQGTVMLVLPQSSVSQASHGPQTVMTLGNTKLLPLAPAPVHVPTGLGGGAAATKMDFSRRRNYVCNFPGCRKTYFKSSHLKAHLRTHTGEKPFSCSWDGCDKRFARSDELSRHRRTHTGEKKFVCPVCDRRFMRSDHLTKHARRHMTTKKIPTWQADVRNLNKMATGKNPPAKPSLATISMLVPAGSQ, encoded by the exons ATGCCATCCCGGAAGTATATTGAAATGGACCCTCGCGGG AACAAGTCCGTCGATCAGTGCGGGTCCTACGCAAAGCGGAGGAGGCACGACACCACCGAGCAGCCCGTCCCCAGTGGCAACAGCAGATGCTCTCCCAGTCTGGAGTACACAGACCTGGAAGCCGCTGAGGCGCTGGTGTGCATGAGCTCCTGGGGTCACTTTGTTGGCAGCAACAGGCCTAACCCTTGCAAGCCTCGACCCCTGACCCCGGCCTCGGACTCCTGCGACTCCATCCTGCCACCCGAGCTCCCGGAGCCCTCAAAAGACTTTGTGTCCCTTTCCTCTCTG TGTATGACTCCGCCTCAGAGCCCCAGCTTTGCCGAAACCTCATCCTCCAGCGGCGGCGCGTCCTCGCAATGCACTGCCTCCTCCGTGGCCAAGAGCCCGCCCTCACTCGCCCCTCCCTGCAGGTCCATGGCGACGAGCGTAATCCGCCACACGGCGGACAGCTCCCCGTGCCAATACCACATTCCAGTGGCCCCCAATTTAGAGAAGGCGACAGCCCGCCAGCTGCAGCAGAGCATCACACCTCcagctcctcttcttcctcttcctggcATACGCTCAACAACAGAGGCTGGTCCTCCCAGACCATCTTTGGACACTGTCTCCACTCCCGTTCCTATTAACAGTCAACAGCTAAACAGTCCCCCTGCTCAGGCGACCCTGACCCCGCCTCCAGTCACCAGCCCTCAAATCATCTGCCAGATGTTCCCCTTTAGCACCCAATCAGGTATAATATCAACCTTAATCCCTAGCACGGTCCAGACGTCGTCCGCCGGGGCCCGGACCGCCGCTGCGCCCATTCTGTCTCAGCCTGGCTCCGCCAATCCCGCCGCAGTGCAGCAGTCTCTCATCGTGGGCTCGGCGGTGCCTCAGGGTACGGTGATGCTGGTCCTCCCCCAGTCCTCGGTCTCCCAGGCCTCCCACGGACCTCAGACTGTCATGACGCTGGGCAACACCAAACTGCTCCCGCTGGCACCGGCTCCGGTCCACGTGCCCACGGGTCTCGGCGGTGGTGCGGCGGCCACAAAGATGGACTTTTCCCGCCGGAGGAACTATGTGTGCAACTTCCCTGGTTGCCGAAAGACGTACTTCAAGAGCTCGCACCTCAAGGCTCATCTTCGCACACACACGG GTGAAAAGCCATTCAGCTGCAGCTGGGACGGCTGCGACAAAAGGTTCGCCCGCTCCGACGAGCTCTCCCGCCACCGGCGGACGCACACCGGCGAGAAGAAATTCGTGTGCCCCGTGTGCGATCGGCGTTTCATGCGCAGCGATCACCTCACCAAACACGCCCGGCGTCACATGACCACCAAGAAAATTCCCACCTGGCAGGCCGACGTTCGGAACCTGAACAAGATGGCCACTGGCAAAAACCCTCCTGCCAAACCCAGCCTGGCCACAATAAGCATGCTGGTACCTGCCGGCTCTCAGTAG
- the dnaaf2 gene encoding protein kintoun, which produces MDIGEKLKELNMTGDEIKRLTKAFKDEKFREMLNDYAQEIADPENRRIYEEEIAILEKERGNTIEFIHPKPFRALRTSVNCKQKCYINICANDKVGKPECKWGVSEDGRRGQCWSLPHNLHPGRQDTDPKGNKVMIYDVIFHPDTLHIANKRAEFMQMVISTAIQGIQDAFKVTLDKNNVREMNTKYKGTPQPCVIRKAIPGYIAKPPEDHPLAFPYPDEKKSKTIPDPKPQSFKIQDEKSKAPTEPSYTVKYRSFIDLQDFRCSRDSGKSPRPKEIIITIDVPLLKSVSNANLEVKQKSLLLESETPAYRLELPLSYPVDEDRGQAKFSKQRGQLTVTLPVLPSNDVMEFCWSNNVSEGDTEEQKMEGEESQLIEGEVIKGQNGGQTVIGEEDTGVEEQLKDKGTDEELVEEEKELEENRDQNVLHIKEGLVYHIENKNEDPVKEEDVSQIIDSNQGNPASVDLQIPTQPSKNPSAQVKDDDSMQETAEEQMKKDQDYHEGEESKIGELHEVDISEEEQLTEKRTCGELEEEEEQVVEKKTIEEEEESGKQDALQSQVNLNEKESHASVWEEEPLTGKRRDEDTQENEEQDVLCIQESQTNLGENKNEAQVREDDAPQRMHSQLNPASQDACLDSSSQVENIQVEEAAETKEKDVTMELETLQEASAEATPTEIIFKNTTKTSETLEEPSYIGAGDKLTQITEESSPTSTKDEARMKEEEAENLPEKEIIRKPEPEKNLPPVSLREIDQDGHEIVFSDHATSAGFTFQNSLLYELD; this is translated from the exons ATGGATATTGGAGAAAAGCTAAAAGAGCTCAACATGACAGGAGATGAAATAAAAAGATTGACAAAGGCGTTTAAAGATGAAAAATTCAGGGAAATGCTGAATGATTACGCCCAAGAGATAGCAGATCCGGAGAATAGGAGGATCTACGAGGAGGAGATTGCTATACTGGAGAAGGAAAGGGGTAACACCATTGAGTTCATCCACCCGAAACCATTCAGGGCTTTGAGGACCAGTGTGAACTGCAAGCAGAAGTGCTACATCAACATCTGCGCTAATGACAAAGTTGGGAAGCCTGAGTGTAAGTGGGGTGTTTCAGAAGATGGTCGCAGAGGGCAATGCTGGTCACTCCCTCACAATCTCCACCCAGGAAGGCAAGACACAGATCCAAAGGGGAACAAAGTTATGAtctatgatgtcattttccaCCCTGACACGCTCCACATAGCAAATAAAAGAGCAGAATTCATGCAAATGGTAATCAGCACGGCCATTCAGGGAATCCAAGATGCCTTTAAGGTGACGTTGGATAAAAACAATGTGAGGGAGATGAACACAAAGTACAAAGGTACGCCTCAGCCTTGTGTTATCCGTAAAGCCATTCCTGGATATATAGCTAAGCCTCCTGAAGACCACCCGCTTGCCTTCCCATAcccagatgaaaaaaaatcaaaaaccaTCCCTGATCCCAAACCGCAGAGCTTTAAAATTCAGGATGAGAAAAGCAAAGCACCCACTGAGCCAAGCTACACCGTCAAATATCGATCATTTATCGACCTGCAGGACTTCAGATGTTCCAGGGACTCTGGAAAGAGCCCCAGGCCCAAAGAAATTATCATCACTATCGACGTACCACTCCTGAAGTCAGTCTCGAATGCCAACCTTGAAGTGAAGCAGAAAAGTCTGCTGCTGGAGTCTGAGACGCCCGCCTACCGGCTGGAGCTGCCTCTTTCCTACCCAGTGGATGAAGATAGAGGACAAGCCAAGTTCAGCAAGCAGAGAGGACAACTGACTGTCACACTGCCCGTCCTTCCCTCCAATGACGTGATGGAATTCTGCTGGAGTAATAATGTCTCGGAAGGTGACACGGAAGAACAGAAAATGGAAGGTGAAGAAAGTCAACTAATTGAAGGGGAGGTGATAAAAGGTCAGAACGGAGGTCAGACTGTGATTGGTGAAGAAGACACAGGTGTGGAGGAGCAGTTGAAAGACAAGGGAACAGATGAGGAACTTGTGGAGGAGGAAAAAGAACTTGAAGAAAATAGAGACCAGAATGTACTTCACATTAAAGAGGGTCTCGTCTAccacattgaaaataaaaatgaagatcCAGTGAAGGAAGAAGATGTATCACAGATAATTGATTCCAATCAGGGGAACCCAGCAAGTGTTGATCTCCAGATCCCCACACAACCTTCTAAAAATCCAAGCGCCCAAGTGAAGGATGATGACTCTATGCAAGAAACTGCAGAAGAGCAAATGAAGAAAGACCAGGATTATCATGAAGGTGAGGAATCTAAAATAGGCGAGCTCCATGAAGTCGATATTAGTGAGGAGGAGCAGCTCACAGAGAAGAGAACATGCGGAGAGcttgaggaagaagaggaacaaGTAGTTGAAAAAAAGACcatagaggaggaagaagaaagtGGAAAACAGGATGCCCTTCAAAGTCAGGTCAACCTCAATGAAAAAGAAAGTCATGCCTCTGTGTGGGAAGAGGAGCCGTTGACAGGGAAACGAAGAGATGAGGACACACAAGAAAATGAAGAACAGGATGTACTGTGTATTCAAGAAAGTCAGACCAACCTcggtgaaaataaaaatgaggctCAAGTGAGGGAAGATGATGCACCACAGAGAATGCACTCTCAATTAAACCCGGCAAGTCAAGATGCATGTTTAGACTCAAGCAGCCAAGTGGAGAACATTCAAGTGGAAGAAGCTGCGGAAACCAAAGAGAAGGATGTTACG ATGGAACTAGAGACACTACAGGAGGCATCTGCTGAAGCCACGCCCACAGAAATAATCTTTAAAAACACCACAAAAACAAGTGAGACACTAGAAGAACCTTCTTACATAGGAGCAGGCGACAAACTAACCCAGATAACTGAGGAAAGCAGCCCAACCTCCACGAAGGATGAGGCGAGGATGAAGGAAGAGGAGGCAGAGAACTTGCCAGAAAAGGAGATAATCCGAAAACCAGAACCAGAGAAGAATTTGCCGCCTGTCTCACTCAGAGAAATCGACCAAGACGGACACGAGATAGTGTTTAGCGATCACGCCACATCAGCAGGATTTACCTTTCAGAACTCCCTCTTGTATGAACTTGACTAA
- the lrr1 gene encoding leucine-rich repeat protein 1: MKLQCDVEVVNRMLPTFGMKSRGKGVRAVLSIGKHLDKTSQRGNVYLMICTAKDRTGSKYKLKDNIEKFFTWFVEEGKATVRLKEPAVDISLSKADANSLKNFLSAARLADRGSEASSLPLSTLTPVRARDVEQPKKKMTIVSKKDYPLTCNFPYSLEQLQVSYCKLSRIDTRMLSLKALRKLDLSNNHIKKLPATIGDLGCLSELILHSNHLETFSEALCLSTLQQTLQLLDLSQNRLQSLPAQFCQLRELVNLKLDENKLISLPFHLGRLAKLRFLSAAHNQLAALPGNFRKLKLENLDLFGNPFVQPNPLDDTMRLAFPVPLQELASRAVANLRIPYGPDLIPTHLCRDLELAKLCDCGRFCVSFYIKTCVSMNLHQVSHTVVLVDDMGGTDAPVQQYFCSLTCYSEFLDNSIQRGIR, from the exons ATGAAGTTGCAGTGCGATGTGGAAGTTGTCAACCGTATGCTTCCCACCTTCGGTATGAAAAGTCGCGGCAAGGGGGTAAGGGCGGTGCTGTCCATCGGGAAACACTTGGACAAGACCAGTCAACGCGGGAATGTCTATTTGATGATCTGCACGGCCAAGGACAGAACAGGATCCAAGTATAAG CTCAAAGACAACATTGAGAAGTTCTTCACATGGTTTGTAGAGGAGGGCAAGGCCACGGTGAGATTAAAGGAACCTGCTGTCGACATCTCTCTGAGCAAG GCCGACGCAAACAGCTTGAAGAACTTCCTCTCGGCCGCCCGCTTGGCGGACAGGGGGAGCGAAGCCAGCAGCCTGCCGCTCTCCACTCTCACGCCCGTCCGCGCCAGGGATGTGGAGCAGCCTAAGAAGAAGATGACCATCGTCTCCAAGAAGGACTACCCGCTCACCTGCAACTTCCCGTACTCCCTGGAGCAGCTTCAGGTCTCCTACTGCAAGCTGTCACGCATCGATACGCGCATGCTGTCACTGAAAG ctctTCGCAAGCTGGATCTCAGCAACAACCACATCAAGAAGCTCCCGGCCACCATCGGCGATCTGGGCTGCCTGTCCGAGCTGATCCTCCACAGTAACCACCTAGAAACTTTTAGCGAGGCCCTCTGTCTGTCCACATTACAGCAGACCCTCCAGCTCCTGGACCTCAGTCAGAACCGGCTACAATCGCTTCCCGCTCAGTTCTGCCAACTCCGTGAGCTGGTGAACCTCAAGCTGGATGAAAATAAGCTCATCTCTCTGCCCTTCCACTTGGGACGTCTCGCTAAATTGAGGTTCCTGTCGGCGGCCCACAACCAGCTAGCCGCGCTGCCCGGCAACTTCCGCAAGCTGAAACTGGAGAACTTGGACTTATTCGGAAACCCGTTCGTCCAGCCCAACCCTCTGGATGACACCATGCGGCTGGCGTTCCCGGTTCCTCTTCAAGAGCTAGCTTCCAGGGCTGTAGCTAACCTCAG AATCCCATACGGACCTGACCTCATCCCCACTCACTTGTGCCGAGACCTGGAATTGGCCAAGCTTTGCGACTGCGGCCGCTTCTGCGTCAGCTTTTACATCAAGACGTGCGTGAGCATGAACCTGCACCAAGTTTCTCACACGGTTGTTCTCGTGGACGATATGGGAGGGACGGACGCTCCCGTGCAGCAGTACTTTTGCTCCCTTACTTGCTACTCCGAGTTCTTGGACAATTCTATCCAGAGGGGAATCAGATGA
- the si:dkey-13p1.4 gene encoding transmembrane protein 151B codes for MLSSDLDSTEDTEASALNHAEEEAQEADSPVESDVGEQRPVKQSLGACVCRQTHWRCLLLSLLMYSCLGAVSWCQVSRVTKISFNSALASTFTASFATSLQRGSHPGGLSMIYHDSPCSDGYVYIPLAFLFMLYVLYMVECWHCRVRSERQCKADVDSVYERVARMRQAQPCIWWKAISYHFVRRTRQVTRYRNGDAYTTTQVYNERVNTHVAESEFDYGRCGMKDVSRDLRGLDEHPATRLQFTKCFSFTEVGPENDYLNQRARFFSEVEGLDDYMEAREGMQLKNVDFRDNLIAYVHPDKMPWYNSQVAFWLAAFFMLSWPLRVLIEYRTAYVHYRIEKLFGVDYMCSSDSPLDEDRNVSCVIPRVDTLDSTELEWHIRCNRQVIPSYSEAMLINMSSNSDCTASSNCYLLDTSPTTQSYGALQGQTGREGRRGRTRRRTVTSSSCSSLFSYQGARFRSRLSSATSRFSLCRMYGSRRTVALWRSRSSNMTDPCCMDEQSRSDSSQLALSDSPPNYSDARFFPVLIVHGPDGCGSDDGRGGPQHCYIRRDSSCVETSL; via the coding sequence CAGCGTCCAGTCAAGCAGTCTTTGGGTGCCTGCGTGTGCCGGCAAACTCATTGGCGCTGCCTGCTGCTCTCCTTGCTCATGTACAGCTGCCTGGGTGCAGTCAGCTGGTGTCAAGTTAGCCGAGTCACCAAGATCAGCTTCAATTCAGCCCTGGCTTCCACTTTCACGGCTTCCTTCGCCACATCCCTACAAAGGGGATCCCATCCTGGAGGTCTCTCCATGATCTACCACGATAGCCCTTGCTCAGACGGCTACGTCTACATCCCATTAGCCTTCCTCTTCATGCTCTACGTGTTGTACATGGTGGAGTGTTGGCATTGCCGAGTCCGCAGCGAGCGGCAGTGTAAAGCCGACGTGGACAGCGTGTACGAACGTGTGGCGCGTATGCGGCAAGCTCAGCCGTGCATCTGGTGGAAGGCCATCAGTTATCATTTTGTACGCCGGACACGCCAAGTCACCCGTTACCGTAACGGAGACGCCTACACCACCACGCAAGTGTACAACGAGAGGGTCAATACTCACGTGGCTGAGAGCGAATTCGATTACGGCCGTTGCGGGATGAAAGACGTGTCGCGTGACCTCAGAGGGTTGGATGAACATCCGGCGACTCGCCTGCAGTTCACTAAATGTTTCAGCTTCACCGAAGTCGGCCCTGAAAATGATTACCTCAACCAGCGGGCCAGGTTCTTCTCGGAAGTGGAAGGTTTGGATGATTACATGGAGGCCAGGGAGGGGATGCAGCTGAAGAATGTGGACTTCAGGGATAACTTGATCGCCTATGTACACCCGGATAAAATGCCCTGGTACAATTCCCAGGTGGCCTTCTGGTTGGCTGCTTTCTTCATGCTCTCCTGGCCCCTGAGGGTGCTGATAGAGTATCGCACGGCATACGTGCATTACCGCATTGAGAAACTGTTTGGGGTAGACTACATGTGCAGCAGCGACTCACCTCTGGATGAAGATCGGAATGTCAGTTGCGTCATTCCCAGAGTTGATACGCTGGACAGCACCGAGTTGGAGTGGCACATCCGCTGCAACCGCCAGGTGATCCCCAGCTACTCCGAGGCCATGCTGATCAACATGAGCTCCAATTCCGACTGCACCGCATCCTCCAACTGCTACCTCCTGGACACCAGCCCCACCACCCAGAGCTATGGAGCCCTCCAGGGTCAGACGGGGCGGGAAGGCAGGCGCGGGAGAACCAGAAGGAGGACCGTCACCAGCTCCAGCTGCTCTTCTCTCTTCTCCTACCAAGGAGCACGCTTTCGATCCCGTTTGTCTTCAGCCACTTCCCGCTTCTCGTTGTGTCGCATGTACGGGTCACGTCGCACGGTGGCGCTATGGAGGAGCCGCAGCAGCAACATGACGGACCCCTGCTGCATGGATGAGCAGAGCCGCTCGGACTCCAGCCAGCTGGCCCTCAGCGATAGTCCGCCCAATTACAGCGATGCCAGGTTCTTTCCTGTGCTGATCGTGCACGGACCTGACGGGTGCGGGAGCGACGACGGCAGAGGAGGGCCCCAGCATTGTTACATTCGAAGGGACTCATCTTGCGTGGAGACATCCCTGTAA